One segment of Micromonospora parathelypteridis DNA contains the following:
- a CDS encoding serine hydrolase domain-containing protein, with protein MSVARRTLLGAGLAAAASALTGCGDNGAPEPGAAGPGDAVTATDAAGNRVGFGSAGNTRPPSGAPSTTASPSGGAVPAGQARYAQDVTALLRKHLPATPQTVTHKGFPGAVAVVLVDGKTTVHTAVGEALRYGAGPKLLTASKRVAMRPDSIFDLASVTKVYTAILLLQQVDKGRVELGAPVRDYLPAFTGAGKEQITVEMLLTHTSGLPVGAKVTGLADNAARWNAVLTTGLVSGAVPGDTFRYSSVGLMVAGKIVEKVTGQRLDQALKSNLTGPLGLKDTGFNPNTWLSSNAKASRLAATDARSSRGLLRGTVHDDVANHLGGIAGHAGVFATAADLAAIGQMLLNGGTHQGKRILAAATVRQMLTNHNAGKPAVDPERPNRTAAHGLGVVLNQTWFMGRLASSRTFGHTGFAGPSLLVDPNRKLVLALLTNRAHPNWSWANPDPVRAAVGDLLAREVN; from the coding sequence ATGTCCGTTGCGCGTCGTACTCTGCTCGGGGCCGGCCTGGCCGCCGCGGCCTCCGCCCTCACCGGCTGCGGTGACAACGGCGCGCCGGAGCCCGGTGCGGCCGGTCCCGGCGACGCGGTGACCGCGACCGACGCCGCCGGGAACAGGGTGGGGTTCGGCTCGGCCGGAAACACCAGGCCGCCCTCCGGCGCGCCGAGCACCACCGCGTCGCCGAGCGGCGGTGCCGTGCCGGCAGGCCAGGCCCGCTACGCGCAGGACGTGACCGCACTGCTCCGCAAGCATCTGCCCGCCACACCGCAGACCGTTACGCACAAGGGCTTCCCCGGTGCCGTCGCTGTCGTCCTGGTCGACGGGAAGACGACAGTGCACACCGCTGTCGGGGAGGCGCTGCGCTACGGCGCGGGCCCGAAGCTCCTCACGGCGAGCAAGCGAGTGGCGATGCGCCCCGACTCGATCTTCGACCTCGCCTCGGTCACGAAGGTGTACACGGCCATCCTGCTGCTGCAGCAGGTCGACAAGGGGCGCGTCGAGCTGGGTGCCCCGGTCCGCGACTACCTGCCCGCCTTCACCGGAGCGGGCAAGGAGCAGATCACCGTCGAGATGCTGCTCACCCACACCAGCGGCCTCCCCGTCGGCGCCAAGGTCACCGGCCTTGCCGACAACGCGGCGCGCTGGAACGCCGTGCTCACCACCGGGCTGGTCTCCGGCGCCGTGCCCGGGGACACGTTCCGCTATTCCAGCGTCGGGCTCATGGTCGCCGGCAAGATCGTCGAGAAGGTCACCGGTCAGCGGCTCGACCAGGCGCTCAAGAGCAACCTCACCGGCCCGCTCGGCCTGAAAGACACCGGCTTCAACCCCAACACCTGGCTGTCGAGCAACGCGAAGGCCAGCCGCCTCGCCGCCACCGACGCCCGCTCGTCTCGGGGTCTGCTCCGTGGCACCGTCCACGACGACGTCGCCAACCACCTCGGCGGCATCGCCGGTCACGCCGGCGTCTTCGCGACCGCCGCCGATCTCGCGGCCATCGGGCAGATGCTCCTCAACGGGGGGACCCACCAGGGCAAGCGCATCCTCGCCGCGGCGACCGTGCGCCAGATGCTCACCAACCACAACGCCGGGAAGCCCGCCGTCGACCCCGAGCGGCCCAACCGGACCGCCGCCCACGGCCTCGGGGTCGTCCTCAACCAGACGTGGTTCATGGGCAGGCTGGCATCGAGCCGGACCTTCGGCCACACCGGCTTCGCCGGCCCGTCGCTCCTGGTCGACCCCAATCGCAAACTCGTCCTCGCCCTGCTCACCAACCGCGCGCACCCGAACTGGAGTTGGGCGAACCCCGATCCGGTCCGCGCCGCCGTCGGCGACCTGCTCGCCAGAGAGGTCAACTGA
- a CDS encoding FAD-dependent oxidoreductase, with the protein MSLSPSRVFAELNAVRPPDQPSPTMGTAVVVGGSVAGLLAARVLSDYADSVVIIDRDDPQVTGARPGVPQGTQLHALLPGGFFQLERLFPGFRDQALARGAVEAPPAARRNYLDGRPKVVVPDDADSLAGSRPLLEGLIRQQVLRLPNVKTVTARATGLVFDGTAVTGVRYDVGGVPGVESADLTVDAMGRSSRLSTWLEQADWDRPVTRRMSVHLNYATAQFRRPAVTPALTVALALHTAKMASDVAGAAFFAIEDGRWMAMMAGYGDNRPGHTAEDFIRRLREQFPPEFGDVAGQEMLGGVQTYHHADSRRRDFHALKRFPAGLISVGDAVASFNPVYGQGMTAAGLHAACLSTYLRSNPDLTQPAHEYLALQKVVVDAAWSTSTSADLALPHVDGPYPHGYRITSWASRQIIAATVTDVATARRFNEVVSMRAHPLSLAKPGVLLGALRANRRAH; encoded by the coding sequence ATGTCCCTCTCCCCATCCCGGGTCTTCGCCGAGCTGAACGCGGTGCGCCCTCCCGACCAGCCGTCGCCGACCATGGGCACGGCAGTCGTGGTCGGCGGCAGTGTCGCCGGCCTGCTGGCCGCCCGCGTGCTGTCCGATTACGCCGACAGCGTCGTCATCATCGACCGCGACGACCCGCAGGTGACCGGCGCGCGTCCCGGCGTACCCCAGGGGACGCAGCTGCACGCGCTGCTGCCCGGCGGCTTCTTCCAACTCGAGCGCCTGTTCCCGGGGTTCCGCGACCAGGCCCTGGCCCGTGGGGCGGTCGAGGCGCCGCCCGCGGCCAGACGGAACTACCTCGACGGGCGGCCGAAGGTCGTCGTCCCCGACGACGCCGACAGCCTGGCCGGCAGCCGACCACTCCTGGAGGGCCTGATCCGCCAGCAGGTGCTCCGGCTGCCGAACGTCAAGACGGTCACCGCCCGTGCCACCGGTCTCGTGTTCGACGGCACCGCGGTCACCGGCGTCCGTTACGACGTCGGTGGGGTGCCCGGCGTCGAGAGTGCTGACCTCACGGTGGACGCGATGGGTCGTTCGAGCAGACTCTCGACCTGGCTGGAGCAGGCCGACTGGGACCGGCCCGTCACGCGACGGATGAGCGTGCACCTGAACTACGCGACGGCCCAGTTCCGACGGCCAGCGGTGACGCCAGCATTGACGGTCGCCCTGGCGCTGCACACCGCGAAGATGGCCTCGGACGTGGCCGGCGCCGCGTTCTTCGCCATCGAGGATGGCCGGTGGATGGCCATGATGGCCGGATACGGCGACAACCGTCCCGGCCACACCGCGGAGGATTTCATCCGCCGACTACGGGAGCAGTTTCCACCCGAGTTCGGCGATGTCGCCGGCCAGGAGATGCTCGGCGGCGTCCAGACCTACCACCATGCCGACAGCCGACGACGCGACTTCCACGCGCTGAAGCGGTTCCCGGCCGGGCTCATCAGCGTCGGCGACGCCGTCGCGTCATTCAACCCGGTGTACGGCCAGGGAATGACGGCCGCGGGCCTGCACGCGGCCTGCCTGTCGACGTACCTGCGGTCCAACCCGGATCTGACCCAGCCCGCGCACGAGTACCTCGCACTGCAGAAGGTCGTGGTCGACGCCGCGTGGTCGACGTCGACCTCCGCCGACCTGGCGCTGCCCCACGTCGACGGGCCCTACCCGCACGGCTACCGGATCACCAGCTGGGCCAGCAGGCAGATCATCGCCGCGACCGTCACGGACGTGGCGACCGCGCGACGGTTCAACGAGGTCGTCTCCATGCGGGCGCACCCACTGTCGCTGGCCAAGCCGGGCGTGCTCCTCGGCGCCCTGCGGGCCAACCGCCGCGCACACTGA
- a CDS encoding anti-sigma factor yields the protein MSTELNADGGTDGQFVDLLAARLDRFVARSRDEAVTPDETESAAPAVVGALLTELRAETTWSGPPPGLRESILARARAQPVAAELTATAPVAAEQTAAKPAAAKPAAAAPAAAKPAAPEPAAPEPTAAEPTDSAPATPGPATLEPEGLAPTPAASPDRPGRGAGWWQPGRWRSPFGRLTWALPVAVVGAAAFTALVLGVDRWLAPDPPRADVFVATGTDLAPGSTAEVSVVDTPAGSSIVIEPDGLPAAAPGSYYAAWLKGPRGSVPIGSFHERRTGIPIELWSGVEIEAYPTLTVTLQAEGAPPTPSGIVVMTASLLR from the coding sequence GTGAGCACCGAACTGAACGCCGACGGGGGCACAGACGGCCAGTTCGTCGATCTGCTTGCGGCACGCCTGGACCGGTTCGTGGCACGGTCCCGGGACGAGGCCGTGACACCCGACGAGACCGAGTCGGCCGCTCCTGCGGTCGTGGGGGCGCTCCTCACCGAGCTGCGTGCCGAGACGACCTGGTCCGGCCCTCCGCCGGGGCTGCGCGAGAGCATCCTCGCTCGCGCGCGCGCCCAACCCGTCGCAGCCGAACTGACCGCAACCGCGCCCGTCGCGGCCGAACAGACCGCAGCCAAGCCGGCCGCAGCCAAGCCGGCCGCAGCCGCGCCGGCCGCAGCCAAGCCGGCCGCGCCTGAACCGGCCGCACCCGAGCCGACGGCAGCCGAGCCGACCGATTCGGCGCCAGCCACGCCGGGACCCGCCACGTTAGAGCCCGAGGGGCTGGCGCCGACGCCGGCCGCGTCCCCGGATCGGCCTGGGCGTGGTGCCGGCTGGTGGCAGCCGGGCCGGTGGCGCTCTCCGTTCGGCCGACTCACCTGGGCTCTGCCGGTGGCGGTTGTGGGCGCTGCCGCTTTCACGGCACTGGTTCTCGGCGTCGACCGGTGGCTCGCCCCCGATCCGCCAAGGGCCGACGTCTTCGTCGCGACCGGCACCGACCTGGCACCCGGCTCGACGGCCGAGGTGTCCGTCGTGGACACGCCGGCGGGGAGTTCCATCGTCATCGAACCGGACGGGTTGCCCGCCGCCGCGCCAGGCTCCTACTACGCGGCGTGGCTCAAGGGGCCGCGCGGAAGCGTGCCGATCGGGTCGTTCCATGAGCGCCGCACGGGGATACCCATCGAGCTGTGGAGCGGCGTGGAGATCGAGGCCTACCCGACCCTGACGGTCACCCTGCAGGCCGAAGGCGCGCCGCCAACCCCATCAGGCATCGTGGTGATGACGGCGTCGCTGCTTCGGTGA
- a CDS encoding RNA polymerase sigma factor codes for MSGPVRAQLPHSTLARFRTGDASALGEVYDRYSRSVWAVAMTVTHADHLAQEAVQETFIRAWNSAASYDPDRDLGPWLLTIARYTAVDLLRRELRPTRGGHEAEQDAVVEPPDLDGAWLSWAVQEALGQLADHEREIIRLSFFDDLTHTQISERLNLPLGTVKSRSYRAHRRLAELLAHVRDSPPAEDDGNQSAPRQRTPVGGARGEGRDDA; via the coding sequence GTGTCAGGACCTGTTCGAGCACAACTGCCGCACAGCACTTTGGCGCGATTCCGCACGGGCGACGCCAGCGCGCTGGGCGAGGTCTACGACCGATACTCCCGCTCGGTGTGGGCGGTGGCCATGACCGTCACGCACGCCGACCACCTTGCCCAGGAGGCCGTGCAGGAGACGTTCATCCGCGCGTGGAACTCGGCGGCCAGTTACGACCCCGACCGTGACCTCGGGCCGTGGCTGTTGACGATCGCCAGGTACACCGCGGTGGACCTGCTCCGTCGCGAGCTGCGCCCGACCCGCGGTGGCCACGAGGCGGAACAGGACGCGGTGGTGGAGCCGCCCGACCTCGACGGCGCCTGGCTGTCCTGGGCCGTCCAGGAGGCGTTGGGGCAGCTCGCCGATCACGAACGCGAGATCATCCGGCTGTCCTTCTTCGACGACCTCACCCACACCCAGATCTCTGAACGGCTGAATCTGCCGCTCGGTACAGTCAAGTCACGCTCGTACCGGGCGCATCGAAGGTTGGCCGAACTGCTGGCCCACGTCCGGGACTCGCCCCCGGCAGAGGACGATGGGAACCAGTCCGCCCCCCGGCAACGAACACCAGTCGGGGGGGCGCGTGGCGAAGGGAGGGATGACGCGTGA
- a CDS encoding FtsK/SpoIIIE domain-containing protein, with product MTLTVSVRDQRSTGAPAGRPLPTVDVTLGVTAADATVGELLDMVVGSVTAQAAAGAVTVDVDGTVVAAETRLAEAPLWSGSVLTVSPTGGVRSAYAGVDGTPLLDLSRVAGPDSGQALPLGQGTFVLGRSRVAGLALGPVTRPAAQIEVSPDGGVVVSAVEHSSAVRVDGRDLDDGESRGGEFLRVHDTAIKLTPVVPEVSSRWAGPPAGGGGREPLIRTPRVATSEPPDYVPLPMAPAPASVPAPLSWLLLIAPLPIGIVMAFVFSPFFLVMVAMTPMMALARWIESKHRAKKDARRIVAENAAAAVQFAADLDSARAIVAAAARTAYPGLAALSRRAANGRCLWEVRPGDLDELRVGVGVGSRPWRPDLGRRGTEELAGRPELRAAFLDRARLVDVPVFVNLRDRSGFGAVGPITGARRTVAAAVLDLVTRHGPADLTLVLLAEPGRLRAWDWLKWLPHLATDDGGLRVATDPATADQVLAPFTAAVDPRGNTGGPHVVVIVDGEALLNGRVAALLGRLARGTGRALVVASRADRLPSVCQTFLDMGDDGTADLTDAVTGERTAGLLAVQAAQDVCERTARALARWTDPEQAAAAALLPARVRLVDLLRAVAAGPQGLSRPVEELDTATIDAWWRRGTDGLKATIGVAESGPVTLDLLGDGPHGLVVGTTGAGKSELLRTLVASLACVYSPDALTFLLVDFKGGGAFDACAAMPHTVGLVTDLDEHLAARALRCLRAELRHRERRLREAGVSDLSDLLAADPPLPRLLIVIDEFATLAVELPGFLSALVDVAQRGRSLGIHLLLATQRPQGVVDSKIRANTNLRVALRVQDDADSRDVVGTRQAADIDRRRPGRAYVRLGAGEVIGVQTALVSAAVTQARRERVEVLPFQLVGGQETEPTPGSAESGPTDLETLLGSVREAAVRGGYDQPRVPCPPPLPAEVEGWTLSGVGGPTGALPAVALGLVDLPDEQRADVWWWSPEESGTLVLGADVAATSAVLASACLGLARFRNPQQQRILVLAGVGGDLGELTGLPHVSAVVGVDDSERLARVLDQVDAEIVHRRASGAVGADILLVIAGWDALVEGAERAGLPDVGARLERVLRDGAPLGIRLLVSAAHERGLPGRALAQLGTKLCLRMADANSYTGLGLRARDVPDLRGLRAIDLSTRHEVQIGRYGESTVDGLAAAVARVAAEHPDAQPAPVVAVLPALVPADEVLPSSTLVGQVWRLGVGRIYRDLSVATLALGPGMHAVVAGPAGSGRTTALRTIAAAARSSVPDANIVVLAADPAAWTGSAANAVIGSVAELAGWTPAGRGLLLVDGIESMGDAGPGLDRLLPTLSAGVHVIVAGRPDAFRGMQPWQRAVTMSRTGLLLRPAPDDGEMLRIRLPREAPPRPLPGRGYLVEAGGFEQVQMAMPTEPAPSALPTEPAPSALPTELAPPPGPAVAPLALPLGVFVGGAR from the coding sequence ATGACACTCACCGTGAGCGTCCGCGACCAGCGGTCCACCGGCGCGCCCGCCGGCAGGCCCCTCCCTACGGTCGACGTGACGCTGGGCGTGACCGCCGCGGATGCCACCGTGGGGGAGCTTCTCGACATGGTCGTCGGATCGGTCACCGCTCAGGCTGCCGCCGGAGCGGTGACCGTGGACGTCGACGGCACAGTGGTCGCGGCTGAGACGAGGCTGGCCGAGGCGCCACTGTGGTCCGGTTCGGTGCTGACCGTCTCGCCGACGGGCGGCGTCCGGTCGGCGTACGCCGGTGTCGACGGCACCCCGCTGCTGGATCTGAGTCGGGTCGCCGGACCGGACTCGGGCCAGGCGCTGCCGCTGGGCCAGGGCACGTTCGTGCTCGGGCGGTCCCGCGTGGCCGGGCTCGCCCTCGGACCGGTGACCCGGCCGGCGGCACAGATCGAGGTCTCGCCGGACGGTGGCGTCGTCGTCAGCGCCGTCGAGCACTCCAGCGCGGTACGGGTGGACGGACGTGACCTCGACGACGGGGAGAGCCGTGGCGGCGAATTCCTCCGTGTACACGACACCGCGATCAAGCTGACGCCGGTGGTGCCGGAGGTGTCGTCGCGATGGGCCGGGCCGCCGGCTGGCGGAGGTGGGCGGGAGCCGCTCATCCGTACTCCCAGAGTGGCCACCAGCGAGCCGCCCGATTACGTGCCGTTGCCCATGGCCCCGGCCCCCGCGTCCGTACCGGCGCCGCTGTCCTGGCTGCTGTTGATCGCGCCGCTGCCCATCGGCATCGTGATGGCCTTCGTGTTCAGCCCGTTCTTCCTCGTCATGGTCGCGATGACGCCGATGATGGCGCTGGCCCGCTGGATCGAGTCCAAGCACCGGGCCAAGAAGGACGCCCGCCGGATCGTCGCGGAGAACGCGGCAGCCGCTGTGCAGTTCGCCGCCGACCTGGATTCCGCGCGAGCCATCGTCGCCGCGGCCGCCCGCACCGCGTACCCCGGCCTGGCCGCGCTGAGCCGCCGGGCCGCGAACGGTCGATGCCTGTGGGAGGTACGCCCCGGCGACCTCGACGAGTTGCGGGTCGGTGTCGGCGTCGGATCGCGGCCGTGGCGGCCGGACCTCGGTCGGCGCGGCACCGAGGAGTTGGCCGGTCGGCCCGAGTTGCGTGCGGCCTTTCTCGATCGGGCGCGGCTGGTGGACGTGCCGGTCTTCGTCAACCTGCGGGACCGATCCGGTTTCGGTGCGGTAGGCCCGATCACCGGCGCGCGCCGTACCGTGGCGGCGGCCGTGCTGGACCTGGTCACCAGGCACGGGCCGGCGGACCTGACGCTGGTCCTGCTCGCGGAGCCCGGCCGGTTGCGCGCGTGGGACTGGCTGAAGTGGCTGCCCCACCTGGCCACCGACGATGGTGGGCTGCGGGTCGCCACCGACCCGGCCACGGCCGATCAGGTGCTCGCCCCGTTCACCGCCGCCGTCGACCCCCGCGGAAACACCGGTGGGCCGCACGTCGTGGTGATCGTGGACGGTGAGGCGCTGCTCAACGGTCGGGTCGCGGCGCTCTTGGGAAGGCTCGCGCGGGGAACCGGCCGGGCGCTCGTCGTCGCCTCGCGCGCCGACCGGCTGCCGTCGGTGTGCCAGACGTTCCTCGACATGGGAGACGACGGCACCGCCGACCTGACCGACGCGGTGACCGGCGAACGCACGGCCGGCCTGCTCGCGGTGCAGGCGGCGCAGGACGTGTGTGAGCGCACGGCCCGTGCGTTGGCCCGCTGGACCGACCCGGAGCAGGCTGCGGCGGCCGCGCTGCTCCCCGCCCGGGTGCGACTGGTGGACCTGCTACGGGCCGTGGCGGCGGGTCCGCAGGGCCTGAGTCGGCCGGTCGAGGAACTGGACACCGCGACGATCGACGCGTGGTGGCGGCGCGGCACCGACGGGCTGAAGGCGACCATCGGGGTGGCGGAGAGCGGCCCGGTGACCCTGGACCTGCTCGGCGACGGCCCGCACGGCCTGGTGGTGGGCACCACCGGCGCCGGCAAGAGCGAACTGCTTCGCACGCTGGTCGCATCCCTCGCGTGTGTCTATTCTCCGGACGCGCTCACGTTCCTGCTGGTCGACTTCAAGGGCGGCGGGGCGTTCGACGCGTGCGCCGCGATGCCGCACACCGTCGGTCTGGTCACCGACCTCGACGAGCACCTGGCCGCCCGGGCGCTTCGCTGCCTGCGTGCCGAACTGCGCCATCGGGAGCGGCGTCTGCGCGAGGCCGGCGTCAGCGACCTGTCCGACCTGCTGGCGGCGGACCCGCCGCTGCCGCGGCTGCTGATCGTCATCGACGAGTTCGCGACGCTCGCCGTGGAACTACCCGGCTTCCTCTCCGCCCTCGTTGATGTCGCGCAGCGCGGCCGCAGCCTCGGCATCCACCTGCTGCTCGCGACGCAGCGCCCGCAGGGCGTGGTCGACTCCAAGATCCGGGCGAACACCAACCTGCGGGTGGCGCTGCGGGTGCAGGACGACGCCGACTCCCGAGACGTGGTCGGCACACGGCAGGCTGCCGACATCGACCGTCGCCGCCCGGGGCGTGCCTACGTCCGCCTCGGCGCGGGCGAGGTCATCGGTGTGCAGACGGCGCTGGTGTCGGCGGCCGTCACGCAGGCACGGCGGGAGCGCGTCGAGGTGCTGCCGTTCCAGTTGGTCGGCGGGCAGGAGACCGAGCCGACGCCGGGCTCGGCGGAGAGCGGCCCCACCGATCTTGAAACCTTGTTGGGGTCGGTACGGGAGGCGGCCGTGCGCGGCGGCTACGACCAGCCGAGGGTGCCGTGCCCGCCGCCGCTACCGGCGGAGGTCGAGGGGTGGACCCTCAGCGGCGTCGGCGGACCCACCGGCGCGTTGCCGGCGGTGGCGCTCGGGTTGGTGGATCTGCCCGACGAGCAACGGGCGGATGTGTGGTGGTGGTCGCCGGAGGAGAGCGGCACGCTCGTGTTGGGCGCGGACGTGGCGGCGACGAGCGCGGTGCTCGCCAGCGCCTGCCTCGGGCTCGCCCGGTTCCGGAACCCACAGCAACAGCGGATCCTGGTGTTGGCGGGCGTGGGGGGTGACCTCGGCGAGCTGACCGGGCTGCCGCACGTGAGCGCGGTGGTCGGAGTGGACGACAGCGAGCGGCTCGCACGGGTGCTCGACCAGGTCGACGCGGAGATCGTCCATCGACGTGCCAGCGGGGCGGTGGGAGCGGACATCCTGCTCGTGATCGCGGGCTGGGACGCACTCGTGGAGGGCGCCGAGCGGGCCGGGCTCCCCGACGTGGGCGCGCGGCTGGAGAGGGTGCTGCGGGACGGGGCGCCGCTCGGCATCCGGTTGCTCGTCTCGGCCGCCCACGAACGCGGACTGCCGGGACGGGCATTGGCTCAGCTCGGCACGAAACTGTGCCTGCGGATGGCCGACGCGAACTCGTACACCGGGCTTGGGCTTCGGGCCCGGGACGTGCCCGACCTGCGGGGGTTGCGGGCGATCGACCTGTCGACCCGGCATGAGGTCCAGATCGGCCGGTACGGGGAGAGCACCGTGGACGGGTTGGCCGCGGCGGTCGCCAGGGTCGCCGCCGAGCACCCGGACGCGCAGCCCGCGCCCGTGGTGGCGGTGCTGCCGGCGCTGGTGCCGGCCGACGAGGTGCTGCCGTCGTCCACCCTCGTCGGCCAGGTCTGGCGGCTCGGTGTGGGTCGGATCTACCGCGACCTCAGCGTGGCGACCCTGGCACTCGGCCCGGGCATGCACGCCGTGGTGGCGGGCCCGGCGGGCAGCGGTCGAACCACGGCCCTGCGGACGATCGCGGCCGCGGCCAGGTCGAGCGTGCCCGACGCGAACATCGTGGTGCTGGCGGCCGACCCGGCCGCGTGGACGGGGAGCGCGGCCAACGCGGTGATCGGTTCCGTCGCGGAGTTGGCCGGCTGGACGCCAGCCGGGCGGGGGCTGCTGCTGGTCGACGGGATCGAGTCGATGGGCGACGCCGGACCGGGCCTGGACCGGCTGCTGCCGACCCTGTCCGCCGGGGTGCACGTGATCGTGGCGGGCCGGCCGGACGCGTTCCGCGGCATGCAGCCGTGGCAGCGAGCGGTCACCATGTCGCGGACCGGACTGCTCCTTCGTCCCGCTCCGGACGACGGTGAGATGCTGCGGATCCGGCTGCCGCGTGAGGCGCCGCCGCGACCACTGCCCGGACGCGGCTACCTGGTCGAGGCAGGTGGATTCGAGCAGGTGCAGATGGCCATGCCGACAGAGCCGGCACCGTCGGCTCTGCCGACAGAGCCGGCACCGTCGGCTCTGCCGACCGAGTTGGCACCGCCGCCGGGGCCCGCGGTCGCCCCGCTCGCGCTGCCGCTCGGCGTATTCGTCGGAGGGGCGCGATGA
- a CDS encoding heme-degrading domain-containing protein, translated as MTSDRDPWPTLDELLREEAELELAGLSETDAYELGMLAVAAASEQRLPVSIGVWRAGRQLFHCGLPGSTADNDGWLRRKGRVVMRFEHSSLYMARLCQDKQVTLAERFGLPASRYAAAGGAVPLRVRGTGVVGWVGVSGLPQLDDHRFVVDILRKLPR; from the coding sequence ATGACGTCTGACCGTGACCCGTGGCCGACGCTGGACGAGTTGCTGCGCGAGGAGGCCGAGCTGGAGCTTGCGGGCCTGTCCGAGACGGACGCGTACGAGCTGGGGATGCTCGCCGTCGCCGCCGCGAGTGAGCAGCGGCTGCCGGTCTCGATCGGTGTATGGCGGGCTGGACGCCAGCTGTTCCACTGTGGCCTCCCGGGGTCGACGGCGGACAATGACGGGTGGCTGCGCCGAAAGGGGCGCGTGGTGATGCGGTTCGAGCACTCGTCGCTGTACATGGCCCGGTTGTGCCAGGACAAGCAGGTGACGTTGGCAGAGCGGTTCGGTCTGCCAGCCTCCCGCTACGCGGCGGCCGGCGGCGCGGTCCCCCTGCGCGTTCGGGGCACCGGAGTGGTGGGCTGGGTCGGAGTCTCCGGGCTTCCGCAGCTCGATGACCACCGCTTCGTCGTCGACATCCTGCGCAAGCTGCCCCGCTAG